CGCTTTGGCTCACATCGTTATCAACTGGCTAAGCAACCGATGTAAGCAACCGCTCGCGGACGGATAACGGGAGATTCGGGCGCGAAGGCCGCGTGCGCCCGCGACCTGCGAAGCGATCCAAACCGCTTCCATCGGCTATAGTTATGAAAATATTCAATTCAAGCGAGGGCGTATGGCAACGACACATTCCCGGCCGCCGCGGCCCGTGCGCGGCACCCTTAACCAAAAAAAACTCAACGAAATCGTAACCCGAGCCCGCGACGAGCACGATCAGCGGCTCCAGGGGTACCGTGAACAAGCGTTGCGCCTTTACCCCTGGGTTTGTACACGCTGCGGGCGCGGCTTTGCCCCCGAAACCGTGCATGACCTCACCGTCCATCACAGAGACCATAACCACGACAACAACCCGCCGGAC
This genomic interval from Pseudomonadota bacterium contains the following:
- a CDS encoding YajD family HNH nuclease, with the protein product MATTHSRPPRPVRGTLNQKKLNEIVTRARDEHDQRLQGYREQALRLYPWVCTRCGRGFAPETVHDLTVHHRDHNHDNNPPDGSNWELLCRYCHDNEHARYTDAVLGEGMTLGTEPQTPGTYKPFSDLKAKLKRER